From Haloarcula sp. CBA1127, a single genomic window includes:
- a CDS encoding chemotaxis protein CheC, producing the protein MSLMIDIRKLGLFNQMAKEGGNTVANHLSQMTGMETEMEITKINFIDIPDIKTHVGDEKQIGISIEMVEKPHGHILFLFNAASAKDLATGMIGDMGETDPNADGFTDMERSAIQEIGNIMTSGFIDGWANVLDTTIDISTPNFTFGPGSGMVDQLVGDRDNEMALMFDSRVHALESNINVKVYTFPELEELVDLMQEIEV; encoded by the coding sequence ATGAGTCTGATGATAGATATTCGGAAGCTCGGGTTGTTCAATCAGATGGCTAAAGAGGGCGGTAACACCGTTGCGAACCACCTTAGCCAGATGACTGGGATGGAGACAGAGATGGAGATCACGAAGATCAACTTCATCGATATCCCAGATATCAAAACACACGTCGGCGACGAGAAACAGATCGGTATCAGTATCGAAATGGTCGAAAAGCCCCACGGACACATCCTGTTCCTGTTCAACGCCGCCAGTGCAAAGGACCTCGCCACCGGGATGATCGGCGATATGGGCGAGACGGACCCCAACGCCGACGGCTTCACCGACATGGAGCGCTCGGCGATTCAGGAAATCGGGAACATCATGACCAGCGGCTTCATCGACGGCTGGGCGAACGTCCTCGATACGACCATCGACATCTCCACACCGAACTTCACGTTCGGCCCCGGGAGTGGGATGGTGGACCAGCTCGTTGGTGACCGGGACAACGAGATGGCGCTGATGTTCGATTCCCGCGTCCACGCGCTGGAGTCCAATATCAACGTAAAAGTGTACACGTTTCCGGAACTGGAAGAGCTGGTCGACCTGATGCAGGAAATCGAAGTGTAA